In the Topomyia yanbarensis strain Yona2022 chromosome 3, ASM3024719v1, whole genome shotgun sequence genome, one interval contains:
- the LOC131691234 gene encoding uncharacterized protein LOC131691234, which translates to MVQKSNGFTAFFKNIYYDEYKWALVKSASLFILGVRIANECIGLELMPTVPH; encoded by the exons ATGGTACAGAAAAGCAATGGTTTTACGGCATTCTTCAAGAATATTTATTACGATGAATACAAATG GGCTCTCGTGAAGAGTGCTTCATTATTCATCTTGGGAGTACGGATCGCAAATGAGTGTATCGGGCTTGAGCTGATGCCGACAGTTCCACATTAG